A window of the Cellvibrio sp. pealriver genome harbors these coding sequences:
- the ald gene encoding alanine dehydrogenase: MRIGIPKEVKTGENRVALTPAGAAELRRAGHSVYVMKNAGSASGFSDESYQQAGALLVDSLEEVYASAELVVKVKEPQTEEFALLSDRHILFTYLHLAASRSLTEALLSSGASCIAYETLADAQGRLPLLAPMSEIAGRMAVQAGAHHLEMAQGGKGVLLGGIPGVTPANVLILGGGVVGANAAAMAVGLGAQVRVMDTSIARLRYLDDLWRGRVICEYAVQERIEAYAQDADLVIGSVLNTGASAPKLLGRESIKQMAKGSVLVDVAIDQGGCFETSRPTTHHHPTYVEEGIIHYCVANIPSAVGRTATLGLTNSTLSYILRLAESGLAALATDAGFRAGLNIHRGQLMHAAVAKVFSLPFTDASRLLDKE; encoded by the coding sequence CAGCAGGTGCTGCGGAATTACGCAGGGCAGGGCACAGTGTTTATGTGATGAAAAATGCTGGCAGTGCTTCAGGGTTTAGTGATGAGTCTTACCAACAGGCAGGGGCCTTGTTGGTGGATTCATTGGAGGAGGTTTATGCCAGCGCAGAATTGGTTGTTAAAGTGAAAGAGCCGCAAACGGAAGAGTTTGCGCTATTGAGTGATCGTCATATTTTATTTACCTATCTCCATCTTGCTGCCAGCCGTTCATTGACCGAAGCATTGTTGTCCTCTGGTGCGAGTTGTATCGCATACGAAACGCTTGCAGATGCCCAAGGGCGATTGCCACTGTTGGCACCTATGTCGGAAATTGCCGGGCGTATGGCTGTGCAGGCGGGCGCGCATCATTTGGAAATGGCGCAGGGCGGAAAAGGGGTGTTATTGGGTGGAATTCCCGGTGTTACACCGGCCAATGTATTGATTTTGGGAGGCGGTGTAGTCGGTGCCAATGCCGCTGCCATGGCGGTTGGTTTGGGAGCACAGGTGCGCGTTATGGATACCTCCATTGCGCGCTTGCGCTATCTGGATGATCTTTGGCGTGGCCGGGTGATCTGTGAGTACGCAGTGCAAGAGCGAATAGAGGCTTACGCACAGGATGCAGACCTGGTTATCGGGAGCGTATTAAATACCGGTGCCAGTGCGCCCAAGCTACTTGGCCGCGAATCGATCAAGCAAATGGCTAAGGGGTCTGTTTTGGTGGATGTGGCTATCGACCAAGGAGGATGTTTTGAGACCTCCCGCCCAACTACGCATCATCATCCTACCTATGTTGAAGAGGGAATAATCCACTACTGTGTTGCCAATATACCCAGTGCCGTTGGGCGCACGGCAACACTGGGTTTGACCAACTCGACACTTAGCTATATTTTGCGCCTCGCTGAATCAGGCTTGGCAGCATTGGCAACTGATGCCGGGTTTCGCGCTGGGTTGAATATCCATCGCGGCCAATTGATGCACGCTGCTGTGGCAAAGGTATTTTCGCTGCCTTTTACGGACGCAAGCCGTTTGTTGGATAAAGAATAA